A genome region from Euphorbia lathyris chromosome 4, ddEupLath1.1, whole genome shotgun sequence includes the following:
- the LOC136227471 gene encoding F-box/kelch-repeat protein At1g57790-like — MHLGDLKNGRSETQNQPFAEVHDDILFLILEKLEWIDRIRASRVCKKWLQQMTKIPYQGEFPWLLRHKIIDRAGCQVKLTDESSKRSYVIESGERLYGATVCASKFGWILMMAHERKLFIFFLYCPFTCKLVKLPTLNSDAHPEDCTFSSNPTLPDCVFFALFYYSESQRIEIRTCRVGDKEWKIFEIKLSIPYVRISDECVNGLLYVVLLRANAPNVYSEPILNSHVGTFDVQTQEWKLIKNEKGFLESNGIKVEPRPVWEQDLFPVVYNNKELYLVRWIGEIDAWDVFKYDMEEKQWVEQPSLGNRVLFIACDGSSYLVDAVGKLSNVANYAFFGFRGSPSYYYPFSFSTRKIEYHHKFYVDDRNFEDSTCYERAWIIPTI, encoded by the coding sequence ATGCATTTAGGAGATTTAAAGAATGGTAGATCCGAAACGCAAAATCAGCCATTTGCAGAAGTTCATGATGATATCCTTTTTCTGATTCTTGAAAAGCTCGAATGGATAGATCGAATCCGCGCAAGCAGAGTTTGCAAAAAATGGTTACAACAGATGACTAAAATTCCTTATCAAGGTGAGTTTCCATGGTTGCTTAGACATAAAATTATTGATAGAGCTGGTTGCCAAGTTAAACTAACAGATGAGTCTTCTAAGAGAAGTTATGTAATTGAATCTGGAGAACGCTTATATGGTGCTACAGTTTGTGCTTCAAAATTTGGTTGGATCCTCATGATGGCACATGAAAGGAAGTTGTtcatttttttcctttattgCCCCTTTACCTGCAAGTTGGTGAAACTGCCAACTTTGAATAGTGATGCTCATCCTGAAGATTGCACATTTTCCTCTAATCCTACATTGCCAGATTGTGTTTTCTTTGCCCTTTTTTATTATTCCGAATCCCAAAGAATAGAAATTCGCACCTGCAGAGTTGGGGATAAGGAGTGGAAAATCTTTGAAATCAAATTGAGCATCCCATATGTTAGGATTTCTGATGAATGCGTAAATGGGTTGTTATATGTAGTATTGTTACGTGCCAATGCCCCCAATGTGTATAGCGAGCCTATCTTAAATAGCCATGTGGGTACCTTTGATGTTCAAACTCAGGAATGGAAATTGATAAAGAATGAAAAAGGGTTTTTGGAGAGTAATGGAATCAAAGTGGAGCCTCGTCCCGTATGGGAACAGGACCTATTTCCGGTTGTTTATAACAACAAAGAGCTTTATCTTGTTCGTTGGATAGGAGAGATTGATGCATGGGATGTTTTCAAGTATGATATGGAAGAGAAGCAATGGGTGGAGCAGCCAAGTTTGGGAAATCGGGTATTGTTTATTGCTTGTGATGGTTCATCCTATTTAGTTGATGCAGTTGGTAAATTAAGTAATGTGGCTAACTATGCATTCTTTGGCTTTCGTGGATCaccatcatattattatcctttttcctttagtaCCAGAAAAATCGAATATCATCATAAATTTTATGTTGATGACAGAAATTTTGAGGATAGTACATGTTATGAAAGAGCTTGGATCATACCTACCATTTGA